The Sporosarcina sp. Marseille-Q4943 genome includes the window GACTTTATCACCGACTTGGCGCAGTTTATCACCGACTCGGATCAATTTATCACCGATTGAATACAATTCACGAGTATTTTGTGGTCAAAAAAAACCAGATGGGGAAGTATCCGTATCCGGCACATTTCACTTTTCTCCGCTAGCATATGCATACACTTCACTACCGATTTGCGCAATCATCTCCCGCGCTTCCTCCTCTGCACATCCTTTGGACAGCACGGAAACCGCCATGCAGCGGCCCCTCACATAAAGCAGCCCACATTCATGCATAATCCCTTCGACATTCCCCGTTTTCCCGGCAAACTCCCACTCCGGAATAGCACCGACAATGGAAGTGTTTTTCGCTGGCAAGCTGTCAATCAAGCCATTCGAAAGCTGCTGTTGCTTCATAATGCGGACCATCTGCTCGGAAGCGTGCAACGAAACACACTGGCCACGCGCAATTTGCGTCAATAAACCGTTCATGTCAGATGGAGTTATTTCATTACTATTGATACGATTCGCTTGAACAATCATCAGTCTGTGATGGATCTCACTTCTATCCATCCCGAGCTCGGTCATGACAGCTTGAATCTTTTCCATTCCAATCAAATCAATCAACATATTGGTTGCGGTATTATCGCTTTGAATGATCATTAATGTTACTAAATCATGAATCGGCAATTCAATGCCGGGCGTCATGAACTGCAGCACACCGCAGCCGCCGACGATGTCATCCCTGCGCAACGGCAAACGATCCCCTAAACGGAGACCACCTTCCTCCGCCACCGCAAACACCGCCGCCATGATGGGAACTTTGATGAGGCTTGCCGCGTAAACGGATTTATCTCCATTCAACGAAAATGAGGCGACTTCATTTACATCCTCCACTGCAACAGACCACGACCCCATCGCGTTCTTCAAACGAGCCTCTAGCTTCTCCTGCAATCTCTTCATTTAATGAACCAATGAAGCCCGCAACGTCGTAATGCCGTTCTCCACGTACCCCTTCAAGCACGTCAGCATATACACCCAGCCTTCTTTTTGTCCTAGCATTTTACTCATGATATCAGGGTCGTCCACACCAAAGCCCGATTCAGTCAC containing:
- a CDS encoding serine hydrolase, which produces MKNAMGSWSVAVEDVNEVASFSLNGDKSVYAASLIKVPIMAAVFAVAEEGGLRLGDRLPLRRDDIVGGCGVLQFMTPGIELPIHDLVTLMIIQSDNTATNMLIDLIGMEKIQAVMTELGMDRSEIHHRLMIVQANRINSNEITPSDMNGLLTQIARGQCVSLHASEQMVRIMKQQQLSNGLIDSLPAKNTSIVGAIPEWEFAGKTGNVEGIMHECGLLYVRGRCMAVSVLSKGCAEEEAREMIAQIGSEVYAYASGEK